From one Melospiza melodia melodia isolate bMelMel2 chromosome 4, bMelMel2.pri, whole genome shotgun sequence genomic stretch:
- the WNT16 gene encoding protein Wnt-16 has product MGRGAPLAPSLLRAALLLALCPAAGSTWMWLGIAAAGGPERPGCASPPLSRRQQELCEQKPELMPAVREGARLGLQECRSQFRHERWDCRSPPAAQRGTAGTGQQLGSGTKETAFVSAVTAAGLVHSVTRSCSAGNVTECSCDVTLRHGGSASEGWHWGGCSDDIHYGMSFSRTFLDAPLRNATGRSGLVAVDLHNNEAGRQAVAKLMSVDCRCHGVSGSCAVKTCWKTMSSFEKIGRFLKEKYENSIQISDRLKKKVSRKEKSQRKIPIGKEDLLYVNKSPNYCVEDQKLGIPGTQGRECNRTSQGPEGCNLLCCGRGYNTHVVRHVERCECKFVWCCYVRCRRCETMTDVHTCK; this is encoded by the exons ATGGGGCGCGGGGCTCCGCTCGCACCGAGCCTGCTGCGGGCGGCGCTGCTGCTCGCCCTGTGCCCCGCCGCCGGCAGCACCTGGAT GTGGCTGGGCATCGCGGCCGCCGGCGGGCCCGAGAGGCCGGGCTGCGCCAGCCCTCCGCTGAGCCGccggcagcaggagctgtgcgaGCAGAAGCCGGAGCTGATGCCCGCGGTCCGGGAGGGAGcgcgcctggggctgcaggagtgcCGCAGCCAGTTCCGACACGAGCGCTGGGACTGCCGCTCGCCGCCCGCCGCCCAGCGCGGCACCGCCGGCACCGGGCAGCAGCTCGGCAGCG GCACGAAGGAGACGGCGTTCGTGTCGGCGGTGACAGCGGCGGGGCTGGTGCACTCGGTGACACGCTCCTGCAGCGCGGGGAACGTGACCGAGTGCTCCTGCGATGTCACCCTGCGGCACGGCGGCTCCGCCAGcgagggctggcactggggcggCTGCTCGGACGACATCCACTACGGAATGTCCTTCAGCAGGACGTTCCTGGACGCGCCTCTGAGGAACGCGACGGGCAGGAGCGGGCTGGTGGCCGTGGACCTGCACAACAACGAGGCCGGCAGGCAG GCTGTAGCAAAGCTGATGTCTGTGGATTGCCGTTGTCACGGTGTTTCTGGGTCCTGTGCTGTGAAAACTTGTTGGAAAACCATGTCATCCTTTGAAAAGATTGGCCGGTTTTTAAAGGAGAAGTATGAAAACAGCATACAAATATCAGACAGACTGAAAAAAAAGGTAAGCAGGAAAGAGAAAAGCCAGAGAAAAATACCAATTGGGAAGGAGGACCTGCTGTATGTGAACAAATCACCCAATTACTGCGTTGAAGACCAAAAACTGGGGATCCCTGGCACTCAGGGCAGGGAGTGCAACCGCACGTCGCAGGGCCCCGAGGGCTGCAACCTGCTGTGCTGCGGGCGCGGGTACAACACGCACGTCGTGCGGCACGTGGAGCGCTGCGAGTGCAAGTTCGTCTGGTGCTGCTACGTGCGCTGCAGGAGGTGCGAGACCATGACCGACGTGCACACCTGCAAGTGA